ACAGTGAACACTGTATCAGTTTGTATTTTACCGAATTTAGACAATTGGCGATTGGTTACAACGTAGCCTACTTGTTAAAAACAAGGTAAGTAACTTTTTATGTTATAAATGTAAGTACTttgcacatttttaaacaaataaaaatcagaAAAACGACTATTTCAATGTGTAActatatgtgtgttttaataacttaaaactgCTTGCAGCATGTCACCTGGGACCATGAAAATACATCTTACCTTTCTAATGAACCAATGGTCATGTCCAAGCGATAACattatacaaattaaattaaaaacaaaaaacacagaataatAGTAAAGTATgggtatatttatttaaataaataactctaCTAAATACTTAATCTATTCCTATTTCAGGCATTCCGTCTATAGCACACCGCGCCACTTCCATGCAAAGGACCTTTCAAAAATTCTAGGACCCCACTGGAGGCCGCCTTTCCGAAGTGCCTGTTAAACGAGCTGTGAGCATTCACACTAAACAGAGCGGTTTTGGCAACATGAGCATTATTCTAAGCATTATCTAACCATAAGAGGGCCAGTCTTGTGTCAGAAAAGGCCAATCCTATTCCACCCAAACAACACTGAATGAAGCCACAGACAATGCAATACAAAGAGTTAATCTacaggaggcagtgtgttctGCTGTGAATGAGGGTCTTTGTAATATTTGTTAATTTAACCTGTACAGTGTCCTGTTATTTCTTAAAGTGAATGGCATAAAGATTCAACTTGTCATACAAATGTAGTATAATTGATTGATCACGTAACTCTTAATACATagatatactgagcatcaaaagaaacgtatcacttatatttggataaaattcactagatgtgaccaaaaaatgacaaaaactcTTTtatagagcaggtgcagtgactttttattgtgctgattaacaattgacatcacgaagatgctgcaaaatgatctgtcgatcttgtgcaggtgttgtgactcttggtctcccagttcgtgggtTGTCATTGACAGAGCGTGTCTGGTTaccgtcttgccaggtttgaaattgctggctgtgagcacacaagacggcgagccacagtacgctaccctagtccagcctccaacatgccgattgcacgaaggcgctgctctcttgaaaGACTTGGCATATTGggttttttaatgtgatttttctgttatagtcactcaagcgtgtcatggtcactGAATGATCgtatgattaaaaagaaaccaaaaacatttcgtcaatgtccatcatttatatacctttttttttctaaaacaaatgtgttataatagtgataagctCGGTAAACATTGTATAGAACAATTAAATAACTGAAAATATGCTGTTAATAATTGGTAGTAATATCAGGATTAAAAGTAACTGGTTATGTTCTCCGGGCTCTTCCATATTTTTTGACCTGATGTTTTATTTTGCCCTCCTGAGAGTGCTATTATTTTGTGAGGAATCATACCCATGAGTGCATGCCCGCCATACAGCTTCACTGCTATGTAAGGAACCTTAAACACACAAGCCCTTCCACAAGTCAGTTTCATGCACTCAGATAAACAAGATATACTTGACTGCACATACAAATTATTCAGTAGCATTAACATTAAAAGTAACACTAATACCAGTAGGTGCCAAGTATGGCCTTACTATAACAATATATAGATTTCATTTAAGTGGAAAACATCCTTAATCCTGTTTacctttattttttatgtgataGAAATCAGTAATCAAAGCAAGTGCATTAACGCATACCCCATTATAcagaaaataacacaataaaGGCCTTAAATATGCCAGTATCTTCAGTGCAGTACACACTGAAGCTGCTATAAATTAAGCTGTAGCCTTGACTTGTCTGTATAATGTATCTAGCGtgcctttttacaataaaaaaatgattcaGTGCAGTATTGACCTTTATTACTTTTAAGATGTTTTGTTGCTGTGAGGGATGCTATTAAAAATCCCAGAATCTGTATGTTCAGTTGTCTCTTTTGAATTATGTAGACTTCTGCAAGTGACTTGCGCTGTACCATATGCTGAATGAACGTTATTTGCACTGCTAATCAATGTTTTAGGGGCCATAGTGGTGCCGCGTCTTACAACTTTTTCCTCATCTTGTCCGATTCTTGTTTCCACTGGCCAAACTCCTACAAGCTCTTTTTATAAGACCTGTAACACACAGGAATGGAAGTCACCGTCTGTACCAACTTGTCAGAAACATAGCTATGGTTATCTTTTCTGGATATAGGTGGGAACTTGGTTGTGTGTAACGGTCtttcttttttggttttcaaCTCTTCACAGAGTTTTAACAAATGGCCATGACTTCTTGTCATGTGTCTTAATTCACTTTGTGTAGACAAGAGCTGTTCCTCCAACATTTTCTTGGCTTTAACTTTAGAAGCCAGTTCGGTCATAAGTTGATCAATCTTTTGTTTTAACGTGTCATTTTCTTCTGCTAAACAATCGTGCTGCTGTTCTTTTTCCTGCAGTTTGATCACTATATCCATCGTCATTTTCCCTTTAAATTTGGGGTCTGATTCCAGTCCAAGATCAGTTCGTAGTTTCTTTACTGTTTTGCGTAATTCTTTATTTTCCAGTTTAAGTTCTTTGGCTTTCTGTTTAAGTTAATCGGTTTTAACTTTTGCCATGGCTTCTGCAAGCTTCATTTTGTCCCCGAGTGCCTCCTGATTTTGAAAGGCATCATATCTTTCCTTTCTGTATTTGTTCAAGAATTTTAAAGCCTCTGGCTTTGCCAAATGGGATTTTTCCAGTTGAACTTGTGGATTAGACATTTCAACTTGTTAATATGGGatactaaaaacaaaataaacacaaatatcaggTTGTGCAATTGGCATTCAAATACAGCTTACTAACTAGAGAAATaagctatatttaatttaaaagaaaaaacattgcaTTTAGTCACACAATTGATAAAACTCATGCATTATTCTACTTATATGATTCCATTAATGTACATCAAATACACTTTACATACATCTGTACAAGATGGAGCAGAAGAAAGTAGTCTTACCCTAGCGAAAGAAAGTTGTAGGTACAAAATTCTTGTTCCTTGGATTAAAGACACCTTCCGTACCTAGACTGTGCAGTATGTTggtttacagtatttgtattgtTCCTCTGACTCCGATCCCTATCTAAATAATTACAGACGAGGACTAACACCTCTGTAATCCAAAGCTGAAGGCTAGAATAACCATAATTAGTTAGTGTTCACTGTATCAAATGACAACCATTTTATCTTTTTTTGCTAATTAGAATTTGATATTTTCAGCCAAGCAGCATCATAATGTTTTAAGTCATCATATTTAGTCTCCTAGATATATTTTCATTATATGCTAAATGTGCAGGTGCTATCATTTTAATTAGTCCAAGGTGAAGAGACTGTTAATGATTAAGATAGACTTTGTAGTAACACATACTACTTCTTTTTAGTACACTGGAACAGAGCGCCCCACAATTCGATTCCAACACCACCGCAAATGTTCGGCTTGAATGTCAGCCTGCTTTGATACTCCACATAAGATTTTTGTTTAATACAAAATTCACAAcatcatttctaaaaaaaacaaacaaaaagaaaaaaaacacaataagaaGAAAAGTAAATAAGTGAAAAGTGTTTCATTGAAGGCTCAAACAAAATTAAGAGTGTTctacttttaaaattatatatccTCATAACATTTATGCAATGCTACTagcattttttgttgttatttttggtcATGGGgtatatgtatgttttgtattgtactttctccatttacatacagtataattacaTTTGTGCTAAAATGGTTGAAGATTAACAGGAAATAAGCAGCCAAAGTAAACATTGTATTTTGCACAACAGATTACATGGCAAACATAAAATGCTGACTGAAGTTAGTGAACTtagtaaaataaacactgtacagaGTGAATTTTAAAGCAAAAGCCAACTAtaacaaaaacagttttataCAGCCGATAAATATGCAAGCCTTTTATCATTATACTATTTACATCTAATACATTGCTTGTTCTGTAcgatctaacttttttttttttatcctaacACGTCTTTAAGGTGCTTAAAAAGTCCATACCATTGTAGCTGCGTTTACTTTTTTTCCACCAGGTAATGATTGAGATTACAAAAAAGTTATCTTATGAAGCacagtttattgtttttgtgaatGCTAGGTTTCAAAGTCCCTTTTCTTCTGAGTAACTTCTTTCTGATAAAGCAACCATCAACAGAACCTGCAATTATAACAAAAGTATACAATTAAAATAGGAAACCAAGTAGACAAACATtatggctaatgccttcatcgggatatacaaacaaacaaacaaaaaaaaatccactgtGTTCTTAACATACATAATCCCTTATATTCTGTCTTTGAAAATATTGACAAAACTGTTTATGGTACACCAGTTATAAGtcatatgcagcagtgtggagtagtggttagggctctggactcttgaccggagggtcgtgggttcaatcccaggcgggacactgctccagtaaaaaacccaactgtataaatgggtaattgtatgtaaaaataatgtgatatcttgtaacaattgtaagtcgccctggataagggcgtctgctgagaaataaataaataaataataatggattGAACTGTATGTTGAAATATGCAATAAACTATTAATctattaaaatagaaaatatcaTGCACAATGTAGAATTGCATTTCATCACAAATGCCCATGTAAAATTTCATCAGATATAGTCTGAAAGAGAATGACTAACATTTCAAGACTGCTAGGTTTGAAGCAGATGCAGCTTACCTAGGCACTTGTTTCATTAGTGTGTCTTCACAGCTGTCACTGTCCTGTTACCTGAGGCAATGCTACCAGAGACACCTGGGACTTCTATTTGTGGCGCGTCAAAAAAGTATGCCTGTTCAAaattagtaacaaaaaaaaattaaaaccaataACAACATTACACAACCAATAATATTTGGGTGCTTACCACTAGAAATACGGTACAACACAGCATTATTTTGTTGTGACATAATGCCCTACTCTTGATAGTTGAAATTTCCaaagcaataaaaataattgaattccCTCATCCATAAGAACCTGATTGTGAAGGGTAATTAACACTTACACTGGTGAAGCACAACAACCAAAATGTTCATGTTTATATTACTTATTCACTCAATCTTGCAATAGGATAGCGTGCAGTTGAACGACTTCTACTAAAAGTTCTACTAACCTTACAGCCAACAGCGAGCAGGGCATGAAGAATTATAATGGCTGAAATAGTAGCGATGGCAATCCTGCGGTTGTCATCTCGAACAGCAGGCCAAAATGTGATTACTAAAACTGATCCCGACAGGCACATGGCAACTAGAATTGTAATCCATCTCACCCATTCAATTGGAATAATCCATAGTATCTATGAAAAAGAGTATTGTAACTAAATATTATTAAAGCCGTATTAAAAGAAAACCAACATCAGCTTTAAAGTCTAATTTCTTACTTATTTTAAGAGTGGCAACCTTGACAGTGGTCCCCTTTTCATTTGGTTCTTTGATTCTTACTTCGGAACATACACATTTTCCAGTTCAATTTCCAGTAAAATCTATACATATAATATTGGCCATTCAGAAAAACCAAATGCAACTAAAACCAATGATAATATAAAGTACTTACTGCTGctggaatataaataaatagtgaaTAGCCATAGACACACACAATTTCCAGGAAGGAATAGGAGACTATGTTCATGACTTTGCTGTTTCTCCACATCAGAAAGCCCCAGAGAGCTAGAGGAACCAGCCATGCATAGCTGTAAATGGCAGTGGCAGCAATAGTtactggaaaacaaaataaaaacaaaacattagctGACAAGATATATTATTTTACAGCTTTATATACTTGGTAGTGGGTCAGGGGCACAGACAGCCTTCATAAAAacccacatttttattttaattagataCATTTTAGACAGTCATGTGTCTTAATTGTGCCCCTCTAGTTGTTAGGAAACATTTTCCAGCAAGTTTAGAATAAGATTTAaggtaaataaaaacacacagtgggGTTCTTTGTTATGAGGTTTGGTGGTGCAGTATTGCAAATGGTTTTACCCAGTATACCACTGAAAATACAATTCAAGAAATGCAATAAAACACTGTCCTGCATGATATGTCATATTCAGTTCGTAAACTTTGTCAGACAATTCTTGCCTAAACTTAGAGAAACAGTGTCCACCGCACTTCAGATTTCCTGTACTTAGACACTTGATATTGCATTTCTTTTGCAGCTTTGATGCAAAAGATGTTTTCAATCTTTCTGGAAGCAACGCTGacccacagtttaaaaaaaataaacaatcaagAACAATTCTACTGTAAAATGTAGTAGTCTGTAGTTAGTACAGATGTAGtggacagttgtttttttttatgtgttctaGTTCTTGGTCATAAACAATCACAATATGTCTTTATAATAAAGTTTAgttgttaaaatgaatacataactTCTGCAAACTTtgtaataaactgtatttttaatttaCCTTTTCTAAATTCAGGCATATAGTGGTACTGAGGTTGGCCCAGGTGCACCAGGAAATTTGAGATGTTTCCACTGATGGCAATAGCAAATACTAATGTGGCACAAATCCAGAAGGGACCTAAGAGTAAAAAGTCTCATGTTATCAACACAATACTACTAGACATGTTAAACAAATACCAATATTTTTAAATCTAGCTTTATCAGTTTCCTTACATAATATTCTTTAAGTATGCAAATAACATCATTTAGAAATATATTCTATACTTTATTTTCTATGGCAAGCACTTTCTGAATAACTAAAAGGTACATCCAGTTTTTATTTCATgtagactttttttgtaatgataTCATAGCCTAACAAGTTTGAGCTCTTGCCAAAGTACTCACCATAGAGATCTGGATTACTTCGGATGTACAGCCGCACAAAGTTTTTACCAGGCAATGGTAAAACCGAACCTTTTATTCTATCCAGGACCTAAAAAACAACATGGGAGCACTAAGTGGGCATCATCTTctagtttttgtatttaaaagacTGCTATCATAGCACTTTAATCTGAACTATTACTGTGAATATATCACTAAACAATGTGAATTGTATCAAACATACAATTTATAAAAAGATAAGAGAACAGTAAATGCAACATGCTGTAATAATGTTGGAATTTTGAACACATACAGTACCTGATATGTATCTACATCAAAAAACTTCTGATAGTATTCAAATGTCCAGAAGGCCGCACTTTTCCTCTGACCTGCAAGCAACTTTACAAAGAAGCAAGTTGATAAAAACAGTTTGTTCATCTGCAATATAAAGCTTCCTCATCTTCCCTGATGATCCtcttataaatataattatatttgtTGTTGGATACATATTATTCAAGAGATGTGTTATTACAAAGCCAAACACAGTACGCAAAATGGTTCTCTTATTTTTAAGCTTCTCAAATTTGGAGTgatctctatatatacagctataAAGTCATTACATGAAACTTGGTAAGCCTACATGGAGTCACCAAATTATGGCCAACTAGATTCTAAGATTGCCATCATGGGTCAAAAACAGGGTCCTGCATCAGACATAAGATATTTGTCCTGAGGAGATTTAACAATGAAAATTGCTCTTTCAATGGGACTAACAACACATCTTGGCAAATGGCatccttaaaaacaaacaaaaaaataataattatatttgatataatatatatatatatatatatatatatatatatatatatatatatatatatatatatatatatatatatatatatatatatattcccacaACAGTTCAAGGTGGCAGGCTGACATACATTATAACCACATTGTATACTCTGTGGCCAGTATGTTACAAATAATattgtgttttcttctttctaATTGAAAGACACAGCATTCATACCGCACCTCGGTTTTATCCGAGTCGGCATTTCCCAACAGGTCATCATCTTCCTCTCTTGGCGAGTTTCCTAAGGATCTCCGTTGGTTGGTGGGTTTCTCATTCGGATCTCCAATGCTGATAGTGGTAGCATCCCGGTTGGCTCCAAGCAGGTTTTCGGCATCATCAAATTCTTAAACAAGGAGAAAAACAATTAAAGGCAAGCTACAGTTTCTGAGTGAGGTTGCATCTTGGAGAAATGGTGGCCCCATTAACAAATCATTAAGGTCTGTtttaagatttttgtttttacGTAAATCCCATTTTCATTAACAAATCAAGTTTGTTCAAAATCAGCTGTTTTGGAGAAGTTTGGAAGTCACTAAGATATTTTGTTAAACACGCCTCAAAAAATTCCCCAGAGTTCCTTAAATTAGCCAATTTTCTGAATTTTGCagatactattttttttaaatatattttaacaatgcTATAACTACCCATTCAAGTTATATTCATACCTCCAGTACCTGTTTTTCTTGTTGCAACTACAGAC
The sequence above is drawn from the Acipenser ruthenus chromosome 12, fAciRut3.2 maternal haplotype, whole genome shotgun sequence genome and encodes:
- the yipf1 gene encoding protein YIPF1; translation: MAAVDGLQFQEFDDAENLLGANRDATTISIGDPNEKPTNQRRSLGNSPREEDDDLLGNADSDKTELLAGQRKSAAFWTFEYYQKFFDVDTYQVLDRIKGSVLPLPGKNFVRLYIRSNPDLYGPFWICATLVFAIAISGNISNFLVHLGQPQYHYMPEFRKVTIAATAIYSYAWLVPLALWGFLMWRNSKVMNIVSYSFLEIVCVYGYSLFIYIPAAILWIIPIEWVRWITILVAMCLSGSVLVITFWPAVRDDNRRIAIATISAIIILHALLAVGCKAYFFDAPQIEVPGVSGSIASGNRTVTAVKTH